A region of Photobacterium sanguinicancri DNA encodes the following proteins:
- the rho gene encoding transcription termination factor Rho, with amino-acid sequence MNLTELKSQPIPKLVALSESLGLENLARLRKQDIIFAILKQHAKGGEDIFGDGVLEILQDGFGFLRSSDSSYLAGPDDIYVSPSQIRRFNLRTGDTIAGKIRPPKDGERYFALLKVNEVNHDKPDNARNKILFENLTPLHANDRMRMERGNGSTEDITARVLDLASPIGKGQRGLIVAPPKAGKTMLLQNIAQSIAYNHPECELMVLLIDERPEEVTEMQRLVKGEVIASTFDEPASRHVQVAEMVIEKAKRLVEHKKDVVILLDSITRLARAYNTVVPSSGKVLTGGVDANALHRPKRFFGAARNVEEGGSLTIIATALVDTGSKMDEVIYEEFKGTGNMELHLSRKIAEKRVFPAIDINRSGTRREELLAKSDELQKMWILRKIVHAMGEIDTMEFMIDKLSMTKTNDEFFDAMRRQNS; translated from the coding sequence ATGAATCTTACAGAACTGAAGAGCCAACCTATTCCAAAGCTTGTTGCGCTTAGCGAAAGCTTAGGATTGGAAAATCTAGCGCGTTTAAGAAAGCAAGATATTATCTTTGCAATTCTTAAACAACACGCGAAGGGTGGTGAGGACATATTTGGCGATGGTGTTCTAGAGATTCTTCAAGACGGCTTCGGCTTCCTTCGCTCTTCTGATAGTTCTTACCTCGCTGGCCCTGATGACATCTACGTCTCTCCAAGTCAAATCCGCCGTTTCAACCTTCGTACTGGTGACACCATTGCTGGAAAGATTCGTCCACCAAAAGACGGTGAGCGTTACTTTGCACTATTAAAAGTCAACGAAGTTAACCACGATAAGCCGGATAACGCTCGTAATAAGATTCTATTTGAAAACCTAACTCCGCTTCACGCTAACGATCGTATGCGTATGGAACGTGGTAACGGTTCAACAGAAGACATCACGGCACGTGTTCTTGATTTAGCATCACCAATTGGTAAAGGTCAGCGTGGTCTGATTGTTGCTCCGCCGAAAGCGGGTAAAACCATGTTGCTACAGAACATTGCACAAAGCATTGCTTACAACCACCCAGAGTGTGAGTTGATGGTATTGCTGATTGATGAGCGTCCGGAAGAAGTAACAGAGATGCAACGCCTAGTTAAAGGTGAAGTTATTGCATCAACGTTCGATGAGCCTGCATCTCGCCACGTTCAGGTTGCTGAAATGGTTATCGAGAAAGCAAAACGTCTTGTTGAGCACAAAAAAGACGTGGTTATCCTTCTGGATTCAATCACACGTCTAGCACGTGCATACAACACCGTTGTACCTTCATCAGGTAAAGTACTAACCGGTGGTGTTGATGCGAACGCCCTTCACCGTCCTAAGCGTTTCTTCGGTGCTGCACGTAACGTAGAAGAAGGCGGTAGCTTAACTATCATCGCAACAGCGCTAGTGGATACTGGTTCTAAAATGGATGAAGTTATTTACGAAGAATTTAAAGGTACAGGTAACATGGAACTGCACCTATCTCGTAAAATTGCTGAAAAACGCGTATTCCCAGCTATCGACATTAACCGTTCTGGTACACGTCGTGAAGAACTACTGGCGAAATCTGACGAGCTACAGAAAATGTGGATCCTACGTAAGATTGTCCATGCAATGGGCGAAATCGATACGATGGAATTCATGATCGACAAGCTCTCAATGACCAAAACGAACGATGAGTTCTTCGATGCTATGCGTCGCCAAAACTCATAA
- the ubiD gene encoding 4-hydroxy-3-polyprenylbenzoate decarboxylase — MKFKDLRDFIDRLEQQGQLKRISQPIDPNQEMTEISDRTLRAGGPALLFENPVGYDMPVLTNLFGTPDRVAMGMGRQDVKELREVGKLLAYLKEPEPPRGFRDALDKLPVFKQVLNMPVKRLRKAPCQEIVWQGDEVDLDKIPVMSCWPDDVAPLLTWGLTITKGPNKKRQNLGIYRQQKLGKNKVIMRWLAHRGGALDLRDWMETHPGEPFPVTVAFGADPATILGAVTPVPDTLSEYAFAGLLRGSKTEVVKSLSNDLDVPASAEVVLEGYIDPTEFADEGPYGDHTGYYNEVESHHVFTVTHVTMRNNPIYHSTYTGRPPDEPAVLGVALNEVFVPILQKQFPEITDFYLPPEGCSYRMAVVTMKKQYPGHAKRVMMGVWSFLRQFMYTKFVVVCDDDVNARDWNSVIHAMTTRMDPVRDTVMIDNTPIDSLDFASPVVGLGSKMGLDVTIKWEAETANSPSEALTVNHDFDVDAGLKALRDQHPEILDCYLPPEADAHRMAIVSIKKEGAGQAIAVMEAVWAFLAQFTDAKFVIVCDDDVNVRDWNDVIWAVTTRMDPSRDAIMINGAAAEQLSLGSSSKMGWDATNKWQGETDREWGTPISKDPAIVAKVDAIWDELAIFKS, encoded by the coding sequence ATGAAATTCAAGGACCTGCGCGACTTTATTGATCGCCTTGAGCAGCAAGGGCAACTAAAGCGAATATCGCAGCCTATCGATCCCAATCAAGAAATGACCGAAATCAGTGATCGCACGCTTCGCGCGGGCGGTCCTGCATTGCTATTTGAAAATCCTGTTGGCTATGACATGCCAGTATTGACCAACCTGTTTGGCACGCCTGACCGTGTTGCTATGGGGATGGGCCGACAGGACGTCAAAGAGCTACGCGAAGTGGGTAAGCTGCTGGCGTATCTAAAAGAACCAGAGCCGCCGCGAGGCTTTCGTGACGCACTGGACAAACTGCCCGTGTTCAAGCAAGTCTTAAACATGCCAGTGAAGCGCTTACGTAAAGCGCCGTGCCAAGAAATTGTATGGCAAGGTGATGAGGTTGACCTTGATAAAATCCCAGTGATGAGCTGCTGGCCAGACGATGTGGCGCCACTATTAACTTGGGGCTTAACCATTACCAAGGGACCGAACAAAAAACGCCAGAATCTGGGTATTTACCGTCAACAGAAGTTGGGTAAAAACAAAGTGATCATGCGTTGGCTTGCTCACCGTGGTGGGGCGCTTGATTTACGTGACTGGATGGAAACCCACCCAGGCGAACCTTTTCCTGTAACTGTTGCCTTTGGTGCGGATCCTGCGACGATTCTCGGGGCGGTGACCCCAGTGCCAGATACCTTATCTGAGTATGCTTTTGCAGGGCTGTTACGTGGCAGCAAAACCGAGGTAGTGAAAAGCCTTAGCAATGACCTTGATGTCCCCGCGAGCGCAGAAGTGGTGTTAGAAGGGTATATCGACCCGACGGAGTTTGCCGATGAGGGGCCTTATGGTGACCACACCGGTTATTACAATGAAGTCGAAAGCCATCATGTGTTTACTGTTACCCACGTAACCATGCGCAATAACCCGATTTACCACAGTACCTATACGGGCCGTCCGCCCGATGAACCAGCGGTATTAGGCGTGGCACTTAACGAAGTGTTTGTGCCTATTTTGCAAAAACAATTCCCTGAAATTACCGACTTTTACTTACCGCCTGAAGGGTGTTCATACCGCATGGCGGTAGTGACCATGAAGAAGCAATACCCAGGTCATGCGAAACGCGTCATGATGGGCGTGTGGTCTTTCTTGCGTCAGTTTATGTACACCAAGTTTGTGGTGGTGTGCGACGACGATGTCAACGCACGTGACTGGAACAGCGTGATTCACGCAATGACCACTCGCATGGATCCGGTGCGCGACACCGTGATGATCGATAACACCCCAATTGATTCCTTGGACTTTGCTTCGCCTGTCGTTGGCTTAGGGTCAAAAATGGGCTTGGATGTCACGATCAAATGGGAAGCAGAAACGGCAAACTCACCGAGCGAAGCATTAACCGTTAACCATGATTTTGATGTCGATGCGGGGCTTAAAGCGTTGCGAGATCAACACCCTGAAATTCTCGATTGCTATTTACCACCCGAAGCTGATGCGCACCGTATGGCGATTGTCAGCATCAAAAAAGAAGGTGCAGGTCAGGCAATTGCAGTGATGGAAGCTGTGTGGGCTTTCTTAGCACAATTCACCGATGCCAAATTTGTGATTGTCTGTGATGATGATGTCAATGTACGCGATTGGAATGATGTGATTTGGGCGGTCACTACCCGAATGGATCCAAGTCGTGATGCCATTATGATTAATGGGGCGGCAGCGGAGCAACTTTCGTTGGGTAGCAGCTCTAAAATGGGCTGGGATGCGACCAATAAGTGGCAAGGTGAAACGGATCGCGAATGGGGTACCCCTATTAGCAAAGATCCCGCGATTGTTGCTAAAGTCGATGCTATTTGGGATGAGTTAGCGATTTTTAAATCGTAG
- a CDS encoding 2Fe-2S iron-sulfur cluster-binding protein — translation MTYQVRLLPADVTFTATEHESVLQAALNAGIAFPNRCQVGACAMCMCRKLSGEITYQLEPMLTEKEQAQGWMFTCQATAKSDLVLSMD, via the coding sequence ATGACGTACCAAGTTCGCCTGCTACCTGCTGATGTCACTTTTACTGCTACCGAGCATGAAAGCGTCTTGCAGGCTGCGCTCAACGCAGGCATTGCTTTTCCTAATCGTTGCCAAGTCGGTGCATGTGCGATGTGCATGTGCCGAAAACTATCGGGTGAGATAACTTACCAACTTGAGCCTATGCTTACTGAGAAAGAGCAAGCGCAGGGTTGGATGTTTACTTGCCAAGCAACGGCGAAAAGCGACTTGGTGCTCAGCATGGATTAG
- the fre gene encoding NAD(P)H-flavin reductase, translating into MSIKCEVKSVESLACNTFRILLQPEQAIDFKAGQYLLAVMGEKDKRPFSIASSPCREGELELHIGAAEHNPYAIEVVETMKAALAAGTPVEIEAPHGDAWVRTDSEKPLLMIAGGTGFSYVRSILDNCLSRGVNQPIFVYWGGRDACQLYANDELQALADKHANLTYVPVVEQAEAAWQGKVGNVLEAVSNDFVSLSAYDIYICGRFEMAGAARELFTAEKGAERERMFADAFSFI; encoded by the coding sequence ATGTCGATTAAATGTGAAGTAAAGTCAGTTGAATCATTAGCATGTAATACATTCCGTATTTTATTGCAGCCAGAACAAGCGATCGATTTCAAAGCCGGTCAGTACCTGTTAGCCGTGATGGGTGAGAAAGATAAACGCCCATTCTCGATAGCAAGCAGCCCGTGCCGTGAAGGTGAGCTAGAGCTTCATATTGGTGCCGCAGAGCATAACCCGTACGCGATTGAAGTGGTGGAAACCATGAAAGCGGCACTTGCTGCGGGCACGCCTGTTGAAATCGAAGCACCACACGGTGACGCTTGGGTACGCACTGACAGCGAGAAGCCGCTACTGATGATTGCGGGTGGTACGGGCTTTTCTTACGTACGCAGTATTTTAGATAACTGTTTAAGTCGTGGCGTGAACCAGCCTATCTTTGTTTACTGGGGTGGCCGTGACGCATGCCAGCTGTACGCAAATGATGAACTACAGGCGTTGGCGGATAAACACGCGAACCTGACTTACGTGCCTGTGGTTGAGCAAGCTGAAGCTGCTTGGCAAGGCAAAGTGGGCAATGTACTGGAAGCCGTGAGCAACGATTTTGTTAGCCTATCAGCTTACGATATCTATATTTGTGGCCGTTTTGAGATGGCAGGCGCAGCACGCGAACTGTTCACCGCAGAAAAAGGTGCAGAGCGTGAGCGTATGTTCGCCGATGCGTTTTCGTTTATCTAA
- a CDS encoding carboxylate/amino acid/amine transporter: protein MGYLSAITLLWAFSFSLIGVYLAGQVDAWFSVLTRVSLAALVFLPFLRKQYLHPKLAAKLMVVGAFQLGIMYCFYYQSFLYLSVPEVLLFTVFTPIYVTLIYDALHRQFSAWYLVTAVIAVLGAAVIKFEGINENFIMGFLIVQGANLSFAIGQVGYKRTMEQENKDIPQHTVFGLFYLGAMCVAIPMFLMFGNTDKLPTTTTQWGVLLYLGTMASGLGYFLWNKGTTMVNAGALAIMNNALVPAGLIVNIVIWNRDVDYPRLIIGGIIIVFSLWLNETWVKRKVAASRQASV, encoded by the coding sequence ATGGGATATCTTTCAGCTATTACCTTGCTCTGGGCGTTTTCATTTAGCCTGATTGGGGTATATCTTGCGGGTCAAGTCGACGCTTGGTTCTCGGTACTCACTCGTGTGTCACTAGCGGCACTGGTGTTTTTACCTTTCTTACGTAAGCAATACTTACACCCCAAATTAGCAGCTAAGTTAATGGTGGTGGGTGCCTTTCAGCTTGGCATCATGTACTGCTTCTATTACCAGTCTTTCCTGTATCTATCGGTACCTGAAGTGCTGCTCTTCACTGTTTTCACGCCGATTTATGTCACTCTGATTTACGATGCACTGCACCGTCAGTTTTCAGCTTGGTATCTTGTGACCGCGGTTATTGCCGTCTTGGGCGCAGCCGTCATTAAATTTGAAGGCATTAATGAAAACTTCATTATGGGTTTTTTAATCGTCCAAGGCGCTAACCTAAGCTTTGCGATTGGCCAAGTCGGCTATAAGCGAACCATGGAGCAAGAAAACAAAGATATCCCGCAGCATACTGTGTTTGGCTTGTTCTATTTAGGCGCAATGTGCGTCGCCATACCGATGTTTTTGATGTTTGGTAATACCGATAAGCTGCCCACCACTACCACTCAATGGGGGGTGCTACTGTACCTCGGTACGATGGCGTCAGGCTTAGGCTACTTTTTATGGAACAAAGGAACAACCATGGTCAATGCTGGTGCCTTGGCAATCATGAATAATGCCTTAGTACCTGCGGGATTGATTGTAAATATCGTGATTTGGAATCGTGATGTTGATTACCCACGCTTGATCATTGGCGGCATTATCATCGTCTTTTCATTGTGGCTAAATGAAACTTGGGTCAAACGTAAGGTCGCGGCATCGCGCCAAGCGAGTGTGTAG
- the uspA gene encoding universal stress protein UspA has protein sequence MAYKHILVAIDLSEDSFVLVNKAAALAKAVDAKLSLIHIDVNYAELYTGLIDINLSDAQHRMADEAQHHLKSLSEKAGYPVSHTLVGSGDLADEICQAIDDLDIELIVCGHHQDFWSKILSSAKQLINRTPVDMLMVPLK, from the coding sequence ATGGCTTACAAACACATTCTCGTTGCTATTGATCTATCGGAAGACAGCTTCGTTTTAGTCAACAAAGCTGCCGCATTGGCCAAGGCTGTTGATGCTAAATTATCGCTGATCCATATTGATGTGAATTATGCCGAACTTTATACCGGCCTGATTGATATTAACCTGTCTGATGCTCAGCATCGTATGGCAGATGAAGCGCAGCACCACTTAAAATCCCTATCAGAAAAAGCAGGGTATCCCGTTTCTCACACCCTTGTGGGCAGTGGTGATTTAGCCGATGAAATCTGTCAGGCGATCGATGACCTTGATATCGAACTGATAGTGTGTGGTCACCACCAAGATTTCTGGAGTAAAATTCTGTCTTCAGCGAAACAGCTAATCAACCGTACACCTGTTGATATGCTAATGGTGCCACTAAAATAG
- the ftnA gene encoding non-heme ferritin gives MLAQAMVEKLNEQINLEFFSSNLYLQMSAWCEDKGFEGAAEFLRAHAVEEMEHMQRLFTYVSETGAMPILGAIEAPKHEFASLGDVFRETYEHEQLITKQINMLAHVAFTTQDYSTFNFLQWYVAEQHEEEKLFKGVLDKIELVGEDGKALFFIDKDLAAMAKAGSSSVMDTQAG, from the coding sequence ATGTTAGCGCAAGCGATGGTTGAAAAACTGAATGAGCAAATTAACTTGGAGTTTTTCTCTTCAAACCTATACCTGCAAATGAGTGCATGGTGTGAAGATAAAGGCTTTGAAGGTGCTGCTGAGTTTCTTCGTGCCCATGCTGTTGAAGAAATGGAACATATGCAGCGTTTATTCACGTACGTGAGTGAAACGGGTGCAATGCCGATTCTGGGTGCGATTGAAGCACCAAAACACGAATTTGCATCACTGGGTGATGTGTTCCGTGAGACGTATGAGCATGAGCAGTTGATTACTAAACAAATCAACATGCTGGCGCATGTGGCGTTCACTACTCAAGATTACTCAACATTTAACTTCTTACAGTGGTATGTCGCAGAACAACACGAAGAAGAGAAGTTGTTTAAAGGTGTTCTAGACAAGATTGAGCTGGTTGGTGAAGACGGTAAAGCCTTGTTCTTTATCGACAAAGACTTGGCAGCGATGGCCAAAGCTGGATCGTCGTCTGTGATGGATACGCAAGCAGGTTAA
- the uspB gene encoding universal stress protein UspB — protein sequence MISGDALLLALFMVAVVNVSRYVSTLRTLLAIMRECDPLLYQQVDGRGFFSSQGNVSKQIRLFHYIRSQQYHKHHDPVFMAKCIKVRRLFILASTFLMVFFIAIFVVAYLGM from the coding sequence ATGATTAGTGGGGATGCATTACTGCTGGCGCTGTTTATGGTTGCCGTTGTTAACGTTTCTAGGTATGTCAGTACATTACGTACATTACTCGCCATCATGCGCGAGTGTGATCCCTTGCTTTATCAGCAAGTGGATGGTCGTGGTTTCTTCTCATCTCAAGGCAATGTCAGTAAACAAATTCGTTTGTTTCACTACATTCGCAGTCAGCAATACCATAAGCATCATGATCCTGTATTTATGGCCAAGTGCATTAAAGTTCGTCGGTTATTTATTCTTGCCAGTACCTTCTTGATGGTTTTCTTCATTGCCATTTTCGTGGTTGCTTACCTCGGCATGTAA
- a CDS encoding mechanosensitive ion channel family protein — MEKMTTWWASLEQGSSPDWLFNVGLLLTLSAVLSGAWWLISRRLAHIAETTKIIWDDALVHAVRRPVSWLIWLWPALISVGVAVENTSHYSTAFLVVVRHLLLVWTLTWVLLRLISNVEVALADKAKDLTTLNAVSKVLRLIVMVIGGLVMMQNLGLSLSGILTFGGVGGLVVGMAAKDLLANFFGGMMIYFDRPFKVGDWIRSPDRLIEGTVERIGFRMTVIRTFDKRPLYVPNSVFSSIVVENPSRMSNRRIKQKVGLRYQDAAVVGNVVEGIKQMLRQHPEIDSQQTLIVSFDNYGPSSLDILVYTFTKTVNWIEYKDVQQDVMLKIVGIVHQHGADFAFPTSTVQLGDNALMALQSPSSKVQFESPEC; from the coding sequence ATGGAAAAAATGACAACCTGGTGGGCCTCATTAGAACAAGGCTCTAGCCCTGATTGGCTCTTCAATGTGGGCTTATTATTGACCTTAAGTGCTGTGCTCTCGGGGGCTTGGTGGCTGATCAGTCGCCGCCTTGCTCACATCGCAGAAACCACCAAAATCATCTGGGATGATGCATTAGTGCATGCAGTGCGTCGCCCTGTCTCTTGGTTGATTTGGCTCTGGCCTGCACTGATCTCCGTCGGTGTGGCTGTGGAGAATACCAGCCATTATTCAACCGCATTTCTGGTTGTCGTACGTCACTTACTCTTGGTCTGGACGCTCACTTGGGTATTGCTTCGCTTAATTTCCAATGTCGAAGTAGCATTAGCGGATAAAGCGAAAGACCTCACCACTTTAAATGCTGTTTCTAAAGTGCTGCGCCTGATCGTTATGGTGATCGGCGGCCTTGTGATGATGCAAAACCTTGGGCTGAGCTTATCGGGCATTTTAACCTTTGGTGGTGTCGGTGGCTTAGTCGTTGGTATGGCAGCCAAAGATCTTTTGGCTAACTTCTTTGGCGGCATGATGATTTACTTTGATCGCCCGTTTAAAGTCGGGGATTGGATCCGTAGTCCTGATCGCCTCATTGAAGGGACAGTCGAGCGTATTGGTTTTCGCATGACAGTGATCCGCACTTTTGACAAGCGCCCGCTGTATGTGCCGAACTCGGTGTTTAGTTCTATTGTGGTGGAAAACCCATCGCGGATGTCGAATCGTCGGATTAAGCAAAAAGTCGGGCTGCGCTATCAAGATGCGGCTGTGGTGGGAAATGTGGTGGAAGGGATCAAGCAGATGTTACGTCAGCATCCAGAGATTGATAGCCAGCAAACCTTGATTGTCAGTTTTGATAATTACGGACCATCATCGCTTGATATCTTGGTATATACCTTCACCAAAACCGTGAATTGGATTGAATATAAAGACGTACAACAAGATGTGATGCTTAAAATCGTTGGGATTGTGCATCAGCATGGCGCTGACTTTGCCTTCCCAACCAGTACGGTGCAGTTGGGTGATAACGCCTTGATGGCACTGCAGTCTCCTTCGTCTAAGGTGCAGTTTGAGTCACCCGAGTGCTAA
- a CDS encoding BaiN/RdsA family NAD(P)/FAD-dependent oxidoreductase encodes MAEQFDVVIIGAGAAGLMCAAEAGKRGRSVLVVDHGKKPGRKILISGGGRCNFTNYDVAANNFVCRNPHFVKSALSQYTQWDFLAMIGKHEVAFEEREHGQLFCLDSAKDIVKMLLAECDLPTVSQRYQVDVHDITKTEDGFTLKLNTDTVHCQSLVVATGGLSMPKLGATPFGYQIAEQFGLKRIPTTAGLVPFTLHKEDKEAFAELSGIAIPTVIDAEDGTSFKENLLFTHRGLSGPVVLQISSYWTPGQKVTVDLLPNDDLTETLTAMREAHPNQSLKNSLSRLLPKRLIEVLIARGDLEDKPLKQFNPKDITTLADYFHRWTIAPNGTEGYRTAEVTLGGVDTNELSSKTMEAKQVSGLYFIGEVMDVSGWLGGYNFQWAWSSGYVAGQYA; translated from the coding sequence ATGGCAGAACAGTTTGATGTAGTGATTATTGGTGCGGGTGCCGCAGGGTTGATGTGTGCTGCTGAGGCGGGCAAGCGAGGCCGTTCGGTGCTGGTGGTTGATCATGGCAAAAAACCGGGCCGTAAAATCCTGATTTCAGGCGGTGGTCGTTGTAACTTTACCAATTACGATGTGGCGGCAAATAACTTTGTCTGTCGTAACCCTCACTTTGTAAAATCGGCTTTGTCGCAATATACCCAATGGGATTTTCTGGCAATGATTGGTAAACATGAGGTTGCCTTTGAAGAACGCGAGCATGGCCAATTGTTTTGCTTAGATTCAGCCAAAGACATTGTCAAAATGCTATTGGCTGAGTGTGACTTACCAACAGTATCACAACGCTATCAAGTCGATGTGCATGATATAACTAAGACGGAAGATGGCTTCACGCTAAAATTGAACACCGATACCGTTCATTGCCAGTCATTGGTGGTGGCGACGGGTGGCTTGTCGATGCCGAAATTGGGTGCAACGCCATTTGGTTACCAGATAGCGGAACAATTTGGTTTGAAGCGTATCCCGACCACGGCAGGCTTAGTGCCATTTACGTTGCATAAAGAAGATAAAGAAGCGTTTGCTGAGCTTTCAGGTATTGCTATTCCGACGGTGATTGATGCGGAAGATGGCACCTCATTTAAAGAAAATTTATTGTTCACCCACCGTGGTTTATCTGGGCCTGTAGTGCTGCAGATATCCTCTTACTGGACGCCGGGACAAAAAGTGACGGTTGATCTATTACCGAATGATGATTTAACTGAAACGTTGACGGCAATGCGTGAAGCACACCCTAATCAAAGTCTGAAAAACTCATTGTCTCGTTTATTACCTAAGCGTTTAATCGAAGTCTTGATTGCGCGTGGCGATCTGGAAGATAAACCCTTAAAGCAGTTTAATCCGAAAGACATTACCACCTTAGCGGACTATTTCCACCGCTGGACCATTGCACCCAACGGCACTGAAGGTTACCGCACAGCGGAAGTGACCTTGGGTGGGGTAGATACCAACGAATTGTCATCGAAAACAATGGAAGCTAAGCAGGTTTCTGGTTTGTATTTTATCGGTGAAGTGATGGATGTTAGCGGTTGGCTTGGTGGGTATAACTTCCAATGGGCATGGTCGAGTGGCTATGTCGCAGGGCAATACGCTTAA
- a CDS encoding DUF3332 domain-containing protein gives MTKVALKAVAMAVLATSLTGCIGQMGTSAAVTKLNLSAVDNRYGRAGLFVLLSPVYGIAATADMFIFNSIEFWTGKNPITGRSPAVVDMPVDAIFKVNSKLDKSMTTAPLASVRQSNVDAASFEQIDAETLDMHVAYQNGETAVLRGKKVEDGVDFYLDGQFVTTVSMDELTQYAHNLS, from the coding sequence ATGACGAAAGTTGCGCTTAAAGCGGTTGCAATGGCAGTGCTAGCAACATCACTAACGGGTTGTATTGGTCAAATGGGTACCTCTGCGGCTGTGACAAAACTGAACTTGTCAGCGGTGGATAATCGTTATGGTCGTGCAGGACTGTTTGTATTGCTAAGTCCGGTTTACGGTATTGCAGCAACGGCAGATATGTTCATCTTCAACAGCATTGAATTCTGGACGGGTAAAAACCCAATCACAGGTCGTTCACCAGCGGTAGTTGATATGCCTGTTGATGCTATTTTCAAAGTAAATAGCAAACTAGATAAAAGCATGACAACAGCGCCATTGGCTAGCGTTCGTCAAAGTAATGTTGATGCAGCAAGCTTTGAACAAATTGATGCTGAGACCCTAGATATGCATGTTGCTTACCAAAATGGTGAGACAGCGGTATTACGTGGCAAGAAAGTAGAAGATGGTGTGGATTTCTACCTTGATGGTCAATTCGTAACAACCGTAAGCATGGACGAATTAACACAATACGCGCATAACTTATCGTAA
- a CDS encoding TetR/AcrR family transcriptional regulator, with product MREKMASHKKQQLLDTALSLFVEHGIQGTATAKIAQQAGVANGTLFHHFATKKELVDNLYLLTKTELSAAMTPADPLLSLKAQVEHYWQTALEWALHHPTHLQFLRQMASDPHSSVQQQHEMMASTMGFLMALLEEGIISGELFPRPRPLLFNFCHTQYLATASLLIDCPEYATDPEFQQHAFDLFWQAIANPSNTSA from the coding sequence ATGAGAGAAAAAATGGCCAGCCATAAAAAACAGCAACTCTTAGATACCGCCCTTAGCCTCTTTGTCGAACATGGGATCCAAGGTACTGCGACCGCCAAAATAGCCCAACAAGCTGGCGTCGCAAATGGCACACTTTTTCATCACTTTGCGACTAAAAAAGAGTTGGTTGATAATTTGTACCTGCTCACCAAGACTGAGCTCAGTGCAGCAATGACACCTGCCGATCCCTTGTTGTCATTAAAAGCGCAAGTCGAGCACTACTGGCAGACAGCCTTAGAGTGGGCATTACACCATCCAACTCATTTGCAATTTTTACGTCAAATGGCAAGCGATCCACATTCGAGTGTTCAACAGCAACACGAAATGATGGCAAGCACCATGGGGTTCCTAATGGCCTTACTTGAAGAGGGAATTATCAGCGGGGAATTATTCCCTCGTCCGAGACCCTTGCTGTTTAATTTTTGCCATACTCAATACTTGGCCACCGCCAGTTTACTGATTGATTGCCCAGAATACGCAACAGACCCAGAATTTCAGCAACACGCTTTTGACTTATTTTGGCAAGCGATCGCTAACCCAAGTAATACCTCAGCATAA